A portion of the Rhinolophus sinicus isolate RSC01 linkage group LG03, ASM3656204v1, whole genome shotgun sequence genome contains these proteins:
- the LOC109439879 gene encoding annexin-2 receptor produces the protein MEQHFFDAVKKAWDSADVEPGPLPLSIPSSEDSGPWPLSLYPVLGESSCRRGYYDGRLLSSPPWRLPSVYQQYRLLTGVQSTLEASPALPSPGLWPPATQMTPGTPAGETESKDGTTFQQLPEAQPPDAAVSSQDTETCDRAPASQRRRHPVAAWWSLRRVFSGCLQWIRRAVYTFMRLLSDSPWS, from the coding sequence ATGGAGCAGCATTTCTTCGACGCTGTGAAAAAGGCGTGGGATTCCGCTGACGTGGAGCCAGGGCCGCTGCCTCTCTCTATTCCAAGCTCCGAAGATTCTGGGCCGTGGCCGCTCTCCCTCTACCCGGTACTGGGCGAGTCGTCATGTCGCCGCGGTTATTACGATGGGAGACTGCTTTCCAGTCCTCCTTGGCGGCTGCCGTCGGTCTATCAGCAGTACAGACTCTTAACCGGAGTCCAGAGCACCTTGGAAGCGAGCCCGGCCTTGCCCAGTCCCGGCCTCTGGCCGCCGGCGACACAGATGACGCCAGGAACACCCGCAGGGGAGACCGAGAGCAAAGACGGAACCACGTTCCAGCAGCTTCCCGAGGCCCAGCCGCCCGACGCCGCAGTCAGCTCGCAGGACACCGAGACTTGTGACCGCGCGCCCGCGTCACAGCGCCGCCGACACCCAGTGGCCGCTTGGTGGAGCCTGCGCAGGGTTTTCTCAGGCTGCCTGCAGTGGATTCGTCGCGCTGTCTACACCTTCATGCGGCTGCTGTCGGACAGTCCTTGGAGCTAA